One segment of Calditrichota bacterium DNA contains the following:
- a CDS encoding multicopper oxidase domain-containing protein — protein MKRRNFMQTSTILTAAAALLPTHLLSKPVMAANAQKFPAPLKPVMDGDVKEFHLFIDIHQQEFVPGFKIHTLAFNNQVPGPEIRVKRGDKVRVIFKNKTELNHTIHWHGMHVPWRMDGVPYVTQMPVMPGQEFVYEFTAEPQGTHFYHCHWGTLLHMQAGMYGSLIVEEDDDPIRKRFPYEREYTLLYSAHDVNFLREEMNSMLERMKERMYLMKTGRFNKERFAVFNTKEEFVQAVKNGYQPPYVVNRRAPADLPVANWFTVNGKSYPMTPNLYIREGENIRVRLINAGMEEHYLHLHGHDFWQVADDGLPVPQPWQRNTLRLSPGKTLDIIIEGKNRGIWTFHDHDTRRVTNNGLYPGGNLLALVYEDLPAKETELNMMAKKMGLKNLPVVALDE, from the coding sequence ATGAAACGAAGAAATTTTATGCAAACATCTACCATTTTAACCGCGGCTGCGGCCCTTTTGCCGACCCATTTGCTCAGTAAGCCGGTCATGGCCGCCAACGCCCAAAAATTTCCGGCCCCGCTGAAACCCGTCATGGACGGCGATGTGAAGGAGTTCCACCTTTTTATCGATATCCATCAACAGGAATTCGTGCCCGGTTTTAAAATCCACACGCTGGCCTTTAACAATCAGGTGCCAGGACCGGAAATTCGTGTTAAACGCGGGGATAAGGTACGGGTTATTTTCAAAAACAAAACCGAGCTGAACCACACTATCCATTGGCACGGGATGCATGTTCCCTGGCGCATGGACGGTGTGCCTTATGTGACCCAAATGCCGGTGATGCCCGGGCAGGAGTTTGTGTACGAATTTACCGCCGAACCGCAGGGCACCCATTTTTACCACTGTCACTGGGGAACGTTATTACACATGCAGGCCGGTATGTACGGCAGCCTGATTGTAGAGGAAGACGACGATCCTATTCGCAAGCGCTTTCCTTATGAGCGCGAATACACCTTACTGTATTCGGCGCACGATGTGAACTTTTTGCGTGAAGAGATGAACAGCATGCTGGAACGCATGAAAGAACGCATGTATCTGATGAAAACCGGACGGTTTAACAAAGAGCGTTTTGCCGTATTCAATACCAAAGAAGAATTTGTGCAGGCCGTTAAAAACGGCTATCAGCCGCCTTACGTGGTAAACCGCCGGGCGCCTGCCGACTTGCCGGTCGCCAACTGGTTTACGGTCAACGGAAAATCGTATCCCATGACGCCCAATTTGTACATCAGAGAAGGTGAGAACATCCGCGTCCGTTTGATCAATGCCGGCATGGAAGAGCACTACCTGCATTTACACGGGCACGATTTTTGGCAGGTGGCCGATGACGGTCTGCCGGTGCCGCAGCCCTGGCAGCGCAATACCTTACGATTGAGTCCGGGTAAAACGCTGGACATTATTATCGAGGGCAAAAACCGCGGCATTTGGACATTTCACGATCACGATACACGGCGGGTAACCAATAACGGGCTGTACCCGGGCGGCAACCTTTTGGCACTGGTGTACGAAGATCTGCCCGCCAAAGAGACGGAACTGAACATGATGGCTAAAAAAATGGGACTGAAAAACCTTCCCGTTGTGGCTTTAGATGAATAA
- a CDS encoding class I SAM-dependent methyltransferase: protein MKDETEKIKKRYNRTSVVFDLLEKPMEGFSAGWREDIISEVSGTVLEVGVGTGRNIPYYPETVNVIAIDFSKKMLDKAREKYENTHKNVTFIEMDVQKMDFSDNRFDCVLTSCVFCSVPIPVLGLKEIRRVCKPGGKIVMLEHVRSTHKVIGPLMDALNPFPLFLYGANINRDTVGNLKKAGFTTIHVTDLWGDIFKKIVVINDK, encoded by the coding sequence ATGAAAGATGAAACAGAAAAAATCAAGAAACGTTATAATCGCACATCGGTGGTATTTGATCTGCTGGAAAAACCCATGGAGGGGTTTTCCGCCGGATGGCGGGAAGACATCATCAGCGAGGTATCGGGCACCGTGCTGGAAGTTGGTGTGGGTACCGGTCGAAATATTCCCTATTATCCGGAAACGGTAAACGTGATTGCCATTGATTTCAGCAAAAAAATGCTCGACAAGGCACGGGAAAAATATGAGAACACTCACAAAAATGTCACATTTATCGAGATGGACGTTCAAAAAATGGACTTTAGCGATAACCGCTTCGATTGTGTGCTGACCTCCTGTGTTTTTTGTTCAGTACCGATTCCTGTATTGGGTCTGAAAGAAATACGCCGCGTGTGCAAACCAGGCGGAAAAATTGTCATGCTGGAGCATGTGCGCAGTACCCACAAAGTAATTGGCCCGCTGATGGATGCACTCAATCCGTTTCCATTGTTCTTATACGGTGCCAATATCAACCGGGATACTGTTGGGAATCTGAAAAAAGCCGGTTTCACCACCATTCATGTTACAGATTTGTGGGGAGATATCTTCAAAAAAATCGTTGTCATCAACGACAAATAG
- a CDS encoding YHS domain-containing protein has protein sequence MTKDPVCGMQVDEKTAAEKSEYQGKTFYFCSPGCKATFDKEPQKFAAENSGHSGHHHH, from the coding sequence ATGACTAAAGACCCTGTTTGCGGAATGCAGGTGGATGAAAAAACCGCCGCCGAAAAAAGCGAGTACCAGGGCAAAACATTTTACTTTTGCTCACCGGGCTGCAAGGCGACTTTCGACAAAGAACCCCAAAAGTTCGCTGCCGAAAATTCCGGCCACTCTGGTCACCACCACCATTAG
- a CDS encoding NAD(P)/FAD-dependent oxidoreductase encodes MKDKTVHIIGAGPAGLIAAITLAKANYQAIVHEKNSEVGSRFNGDFQGLENWTSKEDALSFLKNMGIAVNFRCVPYQTGHFYGPNQKEIKIKVGRPLFYLIERGSGSGSFDQGLKQQALAAGVQFVWNDNVQKFPGEKTIVGTGPKAADVIAKGILFKTSHPDAYYGFVDDRLAPKGYVYLLVNNGKATFATCIFEDFRHSQDYFDRSLESLKKTLDIDIREPVSFGGFGNFFLSDSRHKNDKALYVGESAGFQDALWGFGIRYALLSGYLAAASIIIGGDYEKLIRQYILPAQKASLANRLLFDLFGNWGHQHLLNRLSRSDNVIHVLQKYYQLSLSKRLLFGMAKRWYHTRLIDKQCMHKDCDCVWCRCGRNENAGAVDLEKPLFLHNI; translated from the coding sequence ATGAAAGATAAAACAGTACATATTATCGGTGCAGGCCCCGCCGGCCTGATTGCCGCCATTACCCTTGCAAAAGCAAATTATCAGGCAATTGTGCACGAAAAAAACAGTGAGGTTGGCAGCCGCTTCAATGGGGATTTTCAGGGACTTGAAAATTGGACGTCGAAAGAAGACGCCCTCTCTTTTCTGAAAAATATGGGCATTGCTGTAAATTTTCGCTGTGTACCCTATCAGACCGGCCATTTTTATGGTCCGAACCAAAAAGAGATTAAAATAAAGGTGGGCAGACCGCTCTTTTATCTCATTGAGCGTGGCAGCGGCAGCGGATCTTTTGATCAGGGATTGAAACAACAGGCCCTGGCCGCTGGCGTACAATTCGTATGGAACGACAATGTGCAAAAGTTTCCCGGGGAAAAAACAATCGTTGGTACCGGACCCAAAGCGGCCGATGTGATTGCCAAGGGCATTCTGTTCAAAACCTCCCATCCGGATGCGTACTATGGTTTTGTTGATGACCGCCTTGCCCCAAAGGGGTACGTCTATTTACTGGTAAACAATGGGAAAGCGACCTTCGCCACCTGTATTTTTGAAGATTTCCGCCACTCTCAGGATTATTTTGACCGCTCCCTTGAAAGCTTGAAAAAGACCCTGGACATCGATATTCGGGAGCCTGTTTCTTTTGGCGGATTCGGAAACTTTTTTCTGTCCGATTCAAGACACAAAAACGATAAGGCACTGTACGTGGGCGAATCGGCAGGTTTCCAGGACGCCTTGTGGGGATTTGGCATCCGTTACGCATTGCTATCCGGATATCTTGCCGCCGCAAGTATTATCATCGGCGGGGATTATGAGAAACTCATCCGCCAGTACATCCTCCCCGCACAAAAAGCGTCTTTAGCCAACCGACTGCTCTTTGATCTTTTTGGAAATTGGGGTCATCAACACCTGTTGAACCGGCTGAGCCGATCGGACAACGTCATTCATGTCCTGCAGAAATATTATCAGTTGTCTCTTTCAAAACGATTACTCTTCGGAATGGCAAAGCGTTGGTATCACACCCGTTTGATCGACAAACAATGCATGCACAAAGACTGTGACTGCGTCTGGTGCCGCTGCGGTAGAAACGAAAATGCCGGGGCAGTCGATCTGGAAAAACCATTATTTCTTCATAATATTTAA
- the ptsP gene encoding phosphoenolpyruvate--protein phosphotransferase has protein sequence MKDTVLNARIVSPGIAIGKTFLVPEPSSVLTDKQDIDVEMELQRFDKQVKHIASDLSELFLSISKEIDKKDAEIIQTHQMILADEGFKKKVINLISEEFIPVEAAVERVMNNFSRRLAASSNELMRERAIDFIDLARYFKNQSIEKLGIPEEKIDKETILIVGELFPSIILAGKRLATKGVLVESAAPTSHAAILARSFGIPVLVGPPDVSKTIRTGTPIIIDAYDGKIILNPSAQTLDRYKKRLKEIRQITKAYQKIRTLPAKTLDGTRISLGVNIERLDELHLFSPDEIDNVGLFRTEFLFMYDQTNFPSFEQQVRWYEKIVKHMNGKPVTFRVLDVGGDKFLPYFSMGKQNNPYLGLRGHRVFQYHPEILETQLLAILRAAAHGPVRILYPMINNLEEVDYLNGILNRIKTENSNFQFGIMVETPASVFMIRELIPHVDFVSIGTNDLVQYTLTVDRNNENVMPFYQPFHPLILRMLKQVVDAAGDFGKPVSVCGEIASDPRWTPLLLGLGIRSLSMAPLLIPPIKKQILSLEMGPCRKLAERSLATNYEADVQRFLNDFFTKTGK, from the coding sequence ATGAAAGACACCGTATTAAATGCGCGCATTGTTTCGCCGGGCATTGCGATTGGAAAAACATTTTTGGTTCCGGAGCCCTCGTCGGTACTCACCGATAAACAGGACATCGATGTGGAAATGGAATTGCAACGATTTGACAAACAGGTCAAGCATATTGCTTCCGATTTATCGGAATTATTCCTGAGCATTTCCAAAGAAATTGATAAAAAGGATGCAGAAATCATTCAAACCCATCAGATGATTTTGGCCGATGAAGGGTTTAAGAAAAAGGTCATCAATCTCATTTCGGAAGAGTTTATCCCGGTTGAGGCAGCGGTGGAACGCGTGATGAACAATTTTTCCCGCCGGTTGGCAGCCTCTTCCAACGAACTCATGCGGGAACGCGCCATTGACTTCATCGATCTGGCCAGGTACTTTAAAAACCAATCGATCGAAAAACTGGGGATCCCGGAGGAAAAAATAGATAAAGAAACCATTTTGATTGTCGGAGAACTTTTTCCGTCAATTATTCTGGCGGGCAAGCGGCTGGCAACGAAGGGGGTTCTGGTTGAAAGTGCTGCCCCCACGTCTCATGCAGCCATTCTGGCGCGGTCGTTTGGTATTCCCGTACTGGTTGGCCCGCCCGATGTGTCAAAAACCATCCGTACGGGTACACCCATCATTATCGACGCCTACGATGGAAAGATCATACTCAATCCCTCCGCTCAAACACTGGATCGATACAAGAAACGCCTTAAGGAAATTCGCCAAATTACCAAAGCTTATCAAAAGATCCGGACTCTTCCGGCAAAAACACTGGATGGGACAAGAATTTCCCTGGGGGTCAATATTGAGCGGCTGGATGAGCTGCACCTCTTTTCACCGGATGAAATTGATAATGTCGGCCTTTTTCGCACCGAATTTTTATTTATGTACGATCAGACCAATTTCCCTTCCTTTGAACAGCAGGTCAGGTGGTACGAAAAAATCGTTAAACACATGAATGGCAAACCGGTTACCTTTCGGGTGCTGGATGTTGGAGGCGATAAATTTCTGCCCTATTTTTCCATGGGTAAACAGAACAACCCCTATCTGGGTCTGCGGGGGCACCGCGTGTTTCAATATCATCCGGAAATTCTGGAAACGCAATTACTGGCCATTCTTCGGGCAGCCGCGCACGGCCCCGTCAGAATTCTCTATCCCATGATCAACAATCTGGAAGAGGTAGATTATTTGAATGGAATTCTGAACCGAATTAAGACGGAAAACTCCAATTTTCAATTTGGCATCATGGTTGAAACTCCCGCCTCTGTTTTCATGATCCGGGAACTCATCCCCCACGTGGATTTCGTCAGTATTGGTACCAACGACCTGGTACAATATACTCTGACCGTCGACCGCAACAATGAAAACGTTATGCCCTTTTACCAGCCGTTTCATCCGCTTATTTTGCGTATGTTGAAACAGGTTGTGGATGCTGCGGGGGATTTCGGCAAACCGGTATCCGTATGTGGCGAAATCGCCTCTGATCCGCGCTGGACGCCGTTGCTGCTGGGATTGGGAATTCGCTCCCTGAGCATGGCCCCGCTGTTGATCCCGCCCATCAAGAAACAAATCCTTTCTTTGGAGATGGGGCCATGCCGGAAACTGGCAGAAAGAAGCCTGGCAACAAATTATGAAGCGGATGTTCAACGATTCTTAAATGATTTTTTCACAAAGACAGGGAAATAA
- a CDS encoding MMPL family transporter produces the protein MLKIANFVIRHRLVVILVILVITILLGWQALRVGLNADFSSYLREDDPLVQQYNRIGKVFGGNSIGIALITADDVFSKPSFELIKKLTDAYGNMEGISYATSLTNVVDFRKTEWGLQVGALLDKSKIPETPPEFSSLKSYVMSKDRYVGTLVSQDAKATAIILRFGDTGNKTISHFTTSLKVKQVTDSIIGPGQLSKEKMKIYFGGMPFLIFNMTMLITHNLEVLVPLMVLILMLILYIGFRSWAGVVFPLLVVTITVTWVVGLMGIFNLQFDLLTGIMPVVLLALGSADGIHLLKRYFERRRKGESARDAAHLVYKEMGTPIALTTITTMVGFSSLAISDFTVIRQFGLLTALGVLLALVITLTLLPALLSYNIRVKPGKTKKSSHSTIMDHLALFIVHRKIGILLASLVVVIVSLAAIPRIVKDVDWSLCLAKGSSAYHAEMILRNEFGGSLPIQILINGDLKDPAVLKTMRVIERKLETIPMVSKSTSVASVIAEMNAAMNDRYVIPETRRGVANLWFLIGDKDMMKQMVAEDDKEALLQARLDTWRTTALVAAVDSINTFLTGLPSELAVVDLSTAPQSLLPALLQIRKQTLMKNLRRDMEKYGLSPSTDELRQVVASAMNARPDKPALQDIGRAVTRYLQSPEAELALPAFSVRRITRAVISRLQQGEIPKKDALTQIIVRQAPGADPADTGMLAESLVQVVRVAAGESRISPALEIIKNRFKGSLAEKKNLLRDVKGSLWEVNENDLVMGAQQAKRLFAGEKTGSYREVSWRFAQTGLAPVLNRMEEELTPTQTESLLITLIVIIVLLSLIFRSPLGGVLAVVPITITILVNFAVMGYTGIGLDSFTAMIASIAIGLGIDYAIHFISRFRDELKKDGNEVAALQRTLGTTGISILINTLSVGLGFSVLLAAGGQHIRRFGGLTALTMIVSAIFTLMLLPSLFLWVRPKFMRQAIQHSEETKTKKI, from the coding sequence ATGCTGAAAATAGCCAATTTTGTCATTCGTCACCGTCTTGTGGTCATTCTTGTTATTCTGGTAATAACGATTCTGCTGGGCTGGCAGGCTCTTCGGGTAGGCCTGAATGCGGATTTTTCAAGCTATCTGCGAGAGGATGATCCTCTTGTCCAACAATACAACCGCATCGGCAAGGTTTTTGGAGGCAATTCCATCGGCATCGCCCTGATCACCGCGGATGATGTTTTTTCGAAACCAAGTTTTGAGCTCATCAAAAAATTAACAGATGCGTATGGCAACATGGAAGGCATTAGTTATGCGACCAGCCTGACCAATGTGGTGGATTTCCGAAAAACGGAGTGGGGACTGCAGGTGGGCGCCCTGCTGGATAAAAGTAAAATCCCTGAAACACCTCCAGAGTTTTCCTCTCTGAAATCCTATGTGATGAGCAAAGACCGCTATGTGGGAACCCTGGTCAGCCAGGATGCAAAGGCAACGGCGATTATTTTGCGCTTTGGAGATACCGGAAACAAAACCATCTCACATTTCACAACCTCGCTTAAAGTCAAACAGGTAACGGATTCAATTATTGGACCGGGACAACTTTCCAAAGAAAAGATGAAGATTTATTTTGGCGGCATGCCTTTCCTCATTTTCAATATGACCATGCTCATCACCCATAATCTGGAGGTGCTGGTTCCCTTAATGGTCTTGATTCTGATGCTCATACTTTACATCGGATTTCGCAGTTGGGCAGGAGTTGTATTTCCATTATTAGTGGTCACAATAACGGTTACCTGGGTTGTGGGATTGATGGGTATTTTCAATTTGCAATTCGATCTGCTCACCGGCATTATGCCGGTTGTTCTGCTGGCGTTGGGCAGTGCCGATGGCATTCATCTTTTGAAGCGCTATTTTGAACGGCGCAGGAAGGGCGAGTCTGCCCGTGACGCAGCCCATCTCGTTTACAAAGAGATGGGCACACCCATCGCCTTGACAACGATTACCACCATGGTTGGATTCTCTTCACTGGCCATTTCTGACTTCACCGTTATCCGTCAATTTGGTTTACTCACGGCGCTGGGCGTATTGTTGGCTCTGGTCATTACCCTTACGCTCCTGCCGGCACTTCTGTCCTACAATATCCGCGTTAAACCGGGCAAAACCAAGAAGTCTTCCCATTCAACAATAATGGACCATCTGGCTCTGTTTATTGTTCATCGCAAAATCGGCATCCTCCTTGCAAGCCTGGTCGTGGTGATAGTTTCTCTTGCGGCCATTCCACGAATTGTCAAAGATGTGGATTGGTCCCTTTGCCTGGCAAAGGGCAGTTCCGCTTATCATGCCGAAATGATTCTGAGAAATGAGTTTGGCGGCTCGCTTCCCATTCAGATTCTTATCAACGGCGACCTTAAAGATCCGGCCGTATTGAAAACCATGCGCGTGATTGAGCGTAAGCTGGAAACCATTCCCATGGTAAGTAAGTCCACTTCTGTTGCCTCCGTCATCGCCGAAATGAACGCTGCTATGAATGACCGCTATGTTATCCCCGAAACCCGGCGGGGCGTAGCCAACTTGTGGTTTCTGATCGGAGACAAAGACATGATGAAGCAGATGGTTGCCGAAGACGATAAGGAGGCACTCCTGCAGGCGAGGCTGGACACCTGGCGAACCACGGCACTGGTAGCGGCAGTGGACAGCATCAATACTTTCCTGACCGGGCTGCCGTCTGAGCTTGCCGTCGTGGATTTGTCCACCGCACCACAATCTTTGCTGCCTGCCCTGCTGCAGATCAGGAAACAAACCCTGATGAAAAATCTGCGCCGCGATATGGAAAAATATGGACTAAGTCCATCCACCGACGAGCTGCGGCAAGTTGTTGCTTCCGCGATGAATGCACGACCGGATAAACCGGCCCTGCAAGATATCGGCCGGGCGGTTACACGTTATTTGCAGAGTCCTGAAGCAGAACTTGCATTGCCTGCTTTTTCCGTCCGCCGGATCACCCGTGCTGTCATCAGCCGTTTGCAACAGGGGGAAATTCCCAAAAAGGACGCCCTGACGCAAATTATCGTCCGTCAGGCTCCCGGTGCGGACCCTGCCGACACCGGCATGCTGGCCGAATCTCTGGTACAGGTTGTGCGGGTGGCTGCCGGCGAAAGTCGAATTTCCCCCGCTCTCGAAATCATTAAAAATCGCTTTAAAGGCTCTCTGGCCGAAAAAAAGAACCTTCTGCGGGATGTGAAAGGCAGTTTGTGGGAAGTTAATGAAAATGACCTGGTGATGGGTGCACAACAGGCGAAGCGCTTGTTCGCCGGCGAAAAAACGGGATCGTACCGTGAGGTGTCCTGGCGTTTTGCGCAAACGGGCCTTGCGCCTGTACTGAACCGCATGGAGGAGGAATTGACCCCAACACAGACCGAAAGCCTTTTGATCACCCTGATTGTCATCATCGTGCTGCTGTCCTTGATTTTTCGCTCACCTCTGGGAGGTGTGCTGGCTGTGGTGCCCATTACGATCACAATCCTCGTCAATTTTGCGGTTATGGGCTACACCGGCATCGGACTGGATTCCTTCACGGCCATGATTGCCTCTATTGCTATTGGGCTGGGTATCGATTACGCCATTCATTTCATCTCCAGATTCCGCGATGAGTTAAAAAAAGACGGCAATGAAGTGGCCGCGCTGCAACGCACGCTTGGAACAACCGGTATTTCCATTCTTATCAATACCCTTTCCGTGGGTCTGGGCTTTTCAGTACTTCTGGCGGCAGGCGGACAGCACATTCGCCGATTCGGGGGTCTAACGGCTCTGACCATGATTGTGAGTGCCATTTTCACCTTGATGCTGCTGCCCTCTTTATTCTTATGGGTCAGACCTAAATTCATGAGGCAGGCTATCCAGCACTCAGAAGAGACCAAAACAAAGAAAATCTGA
- a CDS encoding outer membrane lipoprotein-sorting protein — translation MKSPKNYLLMSFFLLIAGSAYTQSGQTVLARIDSVLSAPKDMIAAENMTLIDKNGTQKVRKIKIYQKGSQKRLVRFLSPADVRGVGFLRLSKNRLYLYLPAFRRVRRIASSVRNENFMGTDFSYEDMSQSSYGKDYTVKSMQQTAKQVILELIPRPNADVSYGKLVLFADKSNNVVRKVEYYTPAGTLQKIMKIDDIQKIDGYWFGMRMEMQTVKNGHRTVLKQSRIQFDQGLKDSFFSERNLKRVK, via the coding sequence ATGAAATCGCCTAAAAATTATTTATTGATGAGTTTCTTTCTTCTGATCGCAGGCAGCGCCTACACGCAATCTGGCCAAACCGTCCTTGCCAGAATTGATTCAGTGCTCAGTGCGCCCAAAGACATGATCGCTGCAGAAAATATGACGTTGATCGACAAAAATGGTACGCAAAAAGTCCGCAAGATTAAGATTTACCAAAAAGGCAGCCAAAAGCGCCTGGTGCGTTTTCTTTCGCCGGCCGATGTTCGCGGCGTGGGATTCCTGCGCCTGTCAAAAAACCGCCTCTATCTCTACCTCCCCGCCTTTCGCCGTGTACGGCGGATCGCCTCATCCGTGAGAAACGAGAATTTTATGGGCACCGACTTCAGTTATGAAGATATGTCACAAAGCAGTTACGGGAAGGACTACACCGTAAAATCGATGCAGCAAACGGCAAAGCAGGTCATTCTGGAACTCATTCCCAGGCCGAACGCCGATGTGAGTTACGGCAAACTGGTATTGTTTGCGGACAAATCCAATAATGTGGTTCGAAAAGTTGAATATTACACTCCGGCCGGCACGTTGCAAAAGATTATGAAAATCGACGATATCCAGAAAATAGACGGCTATTGGTTTGGCATGCGCATGGAAATGCAGACCGTCAAAAACGGTCATCGAACGGTTCTGAAACAGTCCAGGATTCAATTCGATCAGGGTTTGAAGGACAGTTTTTTCAGCGAGAGAAATCTAAAAAGGGTCAAATGA
- the cadA gene encoding cadmium-translocating P-type ATPase yields MEHMHDEHGDHEDHHPAEHDKHAEHQQMEHSHAGHQDHAEHKGHHDHHAHMVADFRKRFWISTLLTLPILLLSPMVQKFLGLGVSLQFPGYTYLLFILSSTVFFYGGYPFLKGLFDELKKATPGMMTLIALAISVAYFYSSFVVFGLSGKFFFWELATLIDIMLVGHWIEMKSVMGASRALEELAKLMPADAHKLMPDGSVMDVPLDQLKAGDRVLVKPGEKVPADGMVVDGESSVNEAMLTGESNPVHKTAGKPVIGGAINGEGSITVEVQRTGKDSFLSQVIDLVREAQQSKSKTQDLANRAAFWLTIIAITGGAVTLFVWLAIMHKDFAFALERTVTVMVITCPHALGLAVPLVVAVSTAISASNGLLIRNRMAFESARKIQAIIFDKTGTLTEGKFGVTDTVLLNGKLNEEELLAYAASVEAHSEHPIAQGIVNSVKKAWDVKAFKAIPGKGAQGVVKGKKVMVVSPGYLREEKIDIQNKAIETLNSQGKTVVYVLIDGMAVGAIALADIIRPESKEAVKRLKEMGIRTMMLTGDNKQVAKWVADELDLDEYFAEVLPHEKAAKLKDVQSRGLTVAMTGDGVNDAPALAQADVGIAIGAGTDVAVETADIILVRSNPLDVVAIIGLAKATYRKMVQNLAWATGYNAFAIPLAAGVLYSYGVLLTPAMGAVLMSLSTVIVAINARFLKLKK; encoded by the coding sequence ATGGAACACATGCACGACGAGCATGGCGATCACGAGGACCACCATCCTGCTGAACACGACAAACACGCCGAACACCAGCAAATGGAACATAGCCATGCCGGACATCAGGACCATGCAGAACACAAGGGGCATCACGACCACCACGCCCACATGGTAGCCGATTTTCGCAAGCGGTTCTGGATTTCAACCCTGCTCACACTTCCCATTCTGCTGCTTTCACCCATGGTTCAAAAATTTCTGGGACTGGGTGTCTCGTTGCAGTTTCCCGGATACACCTATCTTTTGTTCATCCTGTCATCTACCGTGTTCTTTTATGGGGGGTATCCATTTCTAAAGGGCCTGTTCGATGAACTTAAGAAGGCTACACCGGGCATGATGACATTGATTGCCCTGGCTATTTCCGTGGCCTATTTTTACAGCAGCTTTGTTGTCTTTGGCCTGAGCGGAAAATTTTTCTTCTGGGAACTGGCCACTTTAATCGACATCATGCTTGTGGGACACTGGATTGAAATGAAATCGGTAATGGGGGCGTCGCGGGCGCTGGAAGAGCTGGCCAAACTGATGCCTGCCGATGCCCATAAACTCATGCCTGACGGCTCCGTTATGGATGTCCCCCTGGACCAATTGAAAGCAGGGGATCGTGTACTGGTTAAACCCGGTGAAAAGGTCCCGGCCGACGGCATGGTTGTGGACGGTGAATCATCGGTAAACGAGGCCATGTTGACGGGTGAATCCAACCCGGTACATAAAACGGCCGGAAAGCCTGTCATCGGCGGGGCCATCAACGGCGAAGGATCAATTACCGTCGAGGTGCAGCGAACGGGAAAGGATTCATTCCTGTCGCAGGTGATTGATTTGGTGCGCGAAGCCCAACAAAGCAAATCGAAAACACAAGATTTGGCTAATCGCGCGGCATTCTGGCTGACGATTATCGCCATAACCGGTGGAGCGGTTACCCTATTCGTGTGGCTGGCCATCATGCACAAGGATTTCGCCTTTGCGCTGGAACGCACGGTAACGGTGATGGTTATTACCTGTCCGCATGCGCTGGGCCTGGCCGTGCCGCTGGTGGTTGCCGTATCAACGGCCATCTCGGCCAGCAACGGCCTGCTCATTCGAAATCGCATGGCTTTTGAATCCGCCAGAAAGATTCAGGCAATTATTTTTGACAAAACCGGAACACTGACGGAAGGAAAGTTCGGCGTTACGGATACCGTTTTACTGAATGGAAAATTGAATGAAGAAGAACTTCTGGCCTACGCTGCTTCTGTCGAAGCCCACTCCGAGCATCCTATTGCTCAGGGCATCGTTAATTCCGTAAAGAAGGCCTGGGATGTGAAAGCCTTCAAAGCTATCCCCGGGAAAGGAGCACAGGGCGTTGTTAAGGGCAAAAAGGTAATGGTAGTCAGCCCGGGTTACCTGCGCGAGGAAAAAATTGATATTCAAAACAAAGCCATCGAAACCCTGAATAGTCAAGGCAAAACGGTCGTTTATGTTTTGATTGATGGTATGGCAGTGGGCGCCATTGCACTGGCCGATATTATTCGACCCGAATCCAAGGAAGCCGTGAAGCGGCTGAAAGAAATGGGCATCCGTACCATGATGCTCACCGGTGATAATAAACAGGTAGCAAAATGGGTTGCCGACGAATTGGATCTGGATGAGTATTTTGCGGAAGTTTTGCCGCATGAAAAAGCTGCTAAACTCAAAGATGTGCAGTCGCGAGGCCTGACCGTGGCGATGACCGGTGACGGCGTCAACGACGCCCCGGCTCTGGCACAGGCTGATGTGGGAATCGCTATTGGCGCCGGAACGGATGTGGCCGTTGAGACGGCAGATATTATACTGGTGCGCAGTAATCCGCTGGACGTGGTGGCCATTATTGGCCTGGCCAAAGCCACATACAGAAAGATGGTGCAAAACCTGGCCTGGGCAACCGGCTACAATGCCTTTGCCATCCCTCTGGCTGCTGGTGTTTTATACAGCTACGGAGTCTTGTTAACCCCTGCCATGGGTGCCGTGCTGATGTCTTTAAGCACAGTCATCGTGGCCATTAACGCACGTTTTTTAAAACTAAAAAAATAA